From the Lactobacillus johnsonii genome, the window AAACTAAGTATGAAAAAATGTTGAGAAATCCAAACTATATTCAGCTAACATACCCAGATCAGATAACGATCTCATTATTTTTAACTAATGTAAGAAAAAATGATAGTCGGGAATTTAATCGCATTTTTGTCTCAACGACTTCTAGCGACTACATCTATCTAGGTAATGATGAGAACCATACACTCTATTGCATTCGTTTAAACGATGTCTCATTTAAGACCCTAATTGAGCATATTAGAAACGCTCAAACTCAAATGCCAGTCACTCTTGAAAAGGTGCATGATGACTATTTACCTTTCTATGAAAAAAATCTAAGCTTACCAGTATATAGCTACTTAACTAATGAGGAATCTGATTCATATTTTGTTTATCGTTTGTTAGGATCAAATAATCCTACCCAGCATAGTAATGGCGATACGATTACATACTCTAATGGAGTATATGAGCGTTTAATTGCTGCTAAACATACTCATAATTATGAATATATTGATTATCAACAAGATCAAATTCCTAAGACAATTAGTCGTAAATTAAATGATAGTTTATATTTCGTACGAAAGATTGGTTTATCAGAACCAGATTTAAGATTCTTTGATGCGGATGATAATACAGTTATTTATCAAAATTATGTCGAAGAATATCCAATCTTTTTACCAGGAAAATATAAGATGCGAGCACAGGTGAAATTTGCATCTAATGGGATGACGATTAACTTCAACAGTTTAGACTTACAGATTCCAATCCCAACTAATGGGGAAAAGAAAACTTTAATTCCAACTACTGTAGCCATGGATGAGTTATACCAAAAGGGATATTACCGAAAAGATATCGAAAGAATTATTATTGGCTATACGGCTAAATCTTCTAACAGTAAAAATAAGAAACTAGTAGATTTAGAGCCTGCTTACTATGTAAAGATTAACAAGCAGTGGAAGACCTTAGATGAGTGGCTTAATACAAATAATCAGTTAGACAATGCAGGAAAGGAGGGACTAGTAGATGGACTTTAAAAGAATTGAATGGATATTTTTAATTGTATTTATCGGAATTAATATCTTTTTGGGAATTGAATTATGGCAAACGCCAACTCTCTTATCTGCTGGTTCTACTCCGACTCAGACTGATATTAAGAGCGAAACAAGTGCTGATCAGATTACTATTCCAAAGGTTAACGATAAACAAGAAGATGGATATTATTTGGCTGCCAAGACTGATAATTCTTGGATCAAAAAAGCTACTCAGCAGGTAAAGGGACAAGTAGAAAATAATTCAAGTGAAAATCTTATTTCTGTTCATTTAGATAAGCCAATTACTTTATCTAAAAATAAAAAAGAAGCCCTGAGACAAGTGATGCGTTTTAAGGATGACAGCCAAAATGTATATCAAGGTAAAAATTATACTTACCTTTCAGAATTATCTGAGGGGGACGATTATATTTTTAACCAAAAGACTAAATATGGAGAATTCTTTGCTGCAACAGCTCGGCTTCATATTATTGTAAAAGATAATCAAATTATTTCTTATTCACAAAGTTATGTTGATTACTTAAATCCTGTTCGTGAACGCCAAAATACAATTAGTTCAAAAGCAGCCGTAGACTCTTTATATACATACAGTGAATTACCAAATAATTCTAAAGTTATCTTGTTGAAGCAAGTTTATACTAAATTATTAACAGTTAAAGGAAATACCATTTATATTCCAACTTGGTTAGCAGCAATTGAAAATAATACTTCTAAGACAGTTACCTTGAAGCGGGTAAACGCATTTACAGGAACAATTATTCAAAATAATGTTACGACTGATGATTTTAAGGAGTGAAAAATGTGAAAGTATCAGTTTTATCAAGCGGATCAACAGGTAATTCTACTTTAATAGAAACTGAGCAACACAAAATTTTGATGGATGCAGGTTTATCTGGAAAAAAGACCAAGGACTTACTAGCTCAAGTCGGAGTTGATATTAAAGATATTGATATGATTTTCATTAGTCATGACCATACCGATCATTCAGGGGGCTTAGGAGTCTTAATGAGACGGTATCCACAAATTTCAGCTTATGCAAATTCAGGTACCTGGAATTATTTAATTGAAAGTAAGAAAATCGGTAACTTGCCTGTTGAACAGATCAATACTTTTGAATCTGGGGTAACGAAAACTTTTGGTGACTTAGATGTGACTAGTTTTGCTACTAGTCATGATGCAGCTGAACCCCAATATTATGTTTTTAGCAGTGGCGGTAAAAGATTTGCTTGTTTAA encodes:
- the yycH gene encoding two-component system activity regulator YycH: MRFKDKVSRVALRVSLIAMVVLSIILSAVIWGSDARFSRIEETSNQTQTKDLGQRSLRDIYLPTQTFYFKNKKMYQVYDTKNNLPLEFSKLTQSLRPLLPIRIWSSQTKYEKMLRNPNYIQLTYPDQITISLFLTNVRKNDSREFNRIFVSTTSSDYIYLGNDENHTLYCIRLNDVSFKTLIEHIRNAQTQMPVTLEKVHDDYLPFYEKNLSLPVYSYLTNEESDSYFVYRLLGSNNPTQHSNGDTITYSNGVYERLIAAKHTHNYEYIDYQQDQIPKTISRKLNDSLYFVRKIGLSEPDLRFFDADDNTVIYQNYVEEYPIFLPGKYKMRAQVKFASNGMTINFNSLDLQIPIPTNGEKKTLIPTTVAMDELYQKGYYRKDIERIIIGYTAKSSNSKNKKLVDLEPAYYVKINKQWKTLDEWLNTNNQLDNAGKEGLVDGL
- a CDS encoding two-component system regulatory protein YycI, which produces MDFKRIEWIFLIVFIGINIFLGIELWQTPTLLSAGSTPTQTDIKSETSADQITIPKVNDKQEDGYYLAAKTDNSWIKKATQQVKGQVENNSSENLISVHLDKPITLSKNKKEALRQVMRFKDDSQNVYQGKNYTYLSELSEGDDYIFNQKTKYGEFFAATARLHIIVKDNQIISYSQSYVDYLNPVRERQNTISSKAAVDSLYTYSELPNNSKVILLKQVYTKLLTVKGNTIYIPTWLAAIENNTSKTVTLKRVNAFTGTIIQNNVTTDDFKE
- a CDS encoding MBL fold metallo-hydrolase — encoded protein: MKVSVLSSGSTGNSTLIETEQHKILMDAGLSGKKTKDLLAQVGVDIKDIDMIFISHDHTDHSGGLGVLMRRYPQISAYANSGTWNYLIESKKIGNLPVEQINTFESGVTKTFGDLDVTSFATSHDAAEPQYYVFSSGGKRFACLTDTGYVSSNVKGKIKDADGYLMEFNYDDMMLRNGPYSWSLKHRIMSDVGHLSNDQAADTLLDVVSPKTKNIFLAHRSQHNNTQYLAHETAHDLLVAGDANLPADVKIIDTNPLEAGSLTEI